Proteins encoded within one genomic window of Haematobia irritans isolate KBUSLIRL chromosome 5, ASM5000362v1, whole genome shotgun sequence:
- the Rpp25 gene encoding ribonuclease P protein subunit Rpp25 produces the protein MMHYRKGENIEKPLTKDELPFDDFLPKGSDFLWMHVNGGTKVNNVVTYAKNALDKGEHKNIVWSGHGGGVVRTISCAEILKRSYPLYQVTRMCYTSVEEHWKPQMEGLEEIVANRQIPSLHIYMSLEPIDDNVSGLQKPNTKTDFWVYDQNTNSNRNSKSGNNTNRNQRQRNSGNQSGQRRPQKPRPPQESSSNNNGDQQAPGNSVDNPTNKSNNQSKRRRPHPNRNRPEKAQSKSSNNDDNSTQQGEPMVS, from the exons atgatGCACTATCGCAAAGGTGAAAATATCGAAAAACCACTTACAAAAGATGAGCTTCCGTTCGATGATTTTCTACCAAAAGGTTCAGATTTTCTTTGGATGCAT GTTAATGGCGGTACCAAGGTTAACAATGTGGTGACTTATGCTAAAAATGCCCTCGACAAAGGtgaacataaaaatattgtatggagTGGTCATGGTGGAGGTGTGGTTAGAACAATATCATGTGCAGAGATTTTGAAACGTTCATATCCTCTATATCAAGTAACTAGAATGTGCTATACCAG TGTTGAAGAACATTGGAAACCTCAAATGGAAGGCCTAGAAGAAATTGTGGCCAATCGTCAAATACCATCATTACACATATATATGAGTCTAGAGCCCATCGATGATAATGTTAGCGG CCTTCAGAAACCGAATACCAAAACGGATTTTTGGGTTTACGATCAAAATACCAATAGCAATCGGAATTCCAAAAGCGGCAATAACACTAACCGTAATCAAAGACAACGAAATAGTGGTAACCAAAGTGGACAACGAAGACCACAAAAACCACGACCACCTCAAGAGTCTTCATCAAATAATAATGGAGACCAACAGGCTCCCGGAAATTCTGTGGATAATCCtacaaataaatcaaataacCAATCGAAGAGAAGAAGACCACATCCCAACAGAAATAGACCAGAGAAAGCTCAGAGTAAGAGTTCCAACAATGATGATAACTCAACCCAACAAGGAGAACCAATGGTATCGTAA